The segment GAGGAGAACGCGGGAGGGGAAAGGGAGTTGATTTACCCAACGAAAGGGTGGCGTTCTGTATAGCAAACGACTGTTTCACCGTCAAATAATTCCGGCTCGCAGAGTCGTGACGCCAAGACCAAGGAGAAAACGATCAGGGCCGTGCATCAATCGCCAGCGACGAAGAAGAAAGTGCGGCCCGCCCTGCTCTACCGTTCTCGTTTCGAGATCCGATCGCGGATTTGAGCCGCCCGTTCGTACTCTTCGCGAGCGACCGCTTCGGCCAGTTGTTCTTGCAGAGTTTGACCCACTTCGTATTGGCTGCGAAGTTGTTCGCGCAGTTCGATCAGGCGTTTGACCAGCTCGTCATTCTCGTACTCTTCTTCGAGCTCGAAGTCGATAAAGACCTCGCGCATCTCTTCCAGGCCGAGATTGATCACTTCGATCGCGCGCTCTGGCGTCAGATCGGTCAGCGTCGCCAAAGCGGCCGCTTGGATCCGGTGGAACAACACGAAGGGGCGGAACTGCTCGTGCGAGTCGACCCACTCGTCGTCGTCGGAGTGGTCACGGCAGATATCCATCAGCAGCAACGTCTGATCGGCGTCGCGGACCGCTCGCTGATATTCTCGCAGGCCGAGCCAGCAAATGCGGCGATGGTAGAACTGGATGAACTCTCGATCGATCTCGGAGCAGTCGCCGTCGGTCAGCGTGTAGTCCGGGTCTTCATCGATCCGCTGTTGCAGATAGTCGGCGTAAGTAGCGAAGCCGAACGGTTCGGTCCCATCGGGGCGCCCGTCCACTTCCATCTGCATCAAACCCATCTCGATCCGCATTTGCACGACGTCGCGTCCATCTTCGCCAGAGACGATGCGCGCGCTGAGGTGGCCGTTTTCAAAGGGCCAGTCGTTCAAGATGAAGTCGATATGTTCAGGGTTTTCCATAGTCAAATTATAGCGCACGCTACCGGTTTTTCGGTAGGCGGCGCGAATTTATCGAATGCTCGGGCGTTAGGGGGAGATTTGTAGTGCTTATAGAACCCTTGCAGGCCCCCCGGCCTCATTCGGGCGACAAGCAAGTGGATCGCGGCGCTTATTCGGGCGGAGCGCCCGGCGAACGTCGCATCCGCTTGGTCTCGCTGCGCTGCTTCTTATCGGTGATGCGCCGTTCGATCGAGCCGCGGCTGGGACGCGTCGCGCGGCGCGTTTTCTCGCGGGCTGCGCAGTCGAGCAGGATCACTCGCAGCTTTTCGAGGCAACTCTCGATATTCGTACGTTGATCGCGGCTATTGTCGTCGCTGATCACGATCTCGCCGTTTTTGTTGATTCGTCCGCCCCACCGCGTGCGTAGTCGTTCTTTTACCCGATCGTCGATATGCTCCGATTGGTCGAACGCCCAGCGCAGCATCGCCTTCGAGTTGACCTTGTTCACATTCTGGCCGCCGGGGCCGCTGCTGCGAGCGAAGGTAAACTTCAGTTCCGCCAGAGGGATCTGGATCGAATTGTTGACGCGTAATTCGGGCATGGGAGCACCTGGGAAAGCAATCTTGCGCTTCTCATTGTAGACTGGTAGTCAAATCAACGCTTCTCTTGAACCTGCCTGCCGAA is part of the Blastopirellula sediminis genome and harbors:
- a CDS encoding UvrB/UvrC motif-containing protein is translated as MENPEHIDFILNDWPFENGHLSARIVSGEDGRDVVQMRIEMGLMQMEVDGRPDGTEPFGFATYADYLQQRIDEDPDYTLTDGDCSEIDREFIQFYHRRICWLGLREYQRAVRDADQTLLLMDICRDHSDDDEWVDSHEQFRPFVLFHRIQAAALATLTDLTPERAIEVINLGLEEMREVFIDFELEEEYENDELVKRLIELREQLRSQYEVGQTLQEQLAEAVAREEYERAAQIRDRISKRER
- the arfB gene encoding alternative ribosome rescue aminoacyl-tRNA hydrolase ArfB, with the protein product MPELRVNNSIQIPLAELKFTFARSSGPGGQNVNKVNSKAMLRWAFDQSEHIDDRVKERLRTRWGGRINKNGEIVISDDNSRDQRTNIESCLEKLRVILLDCAAREKTRRATRPSRGSIERRITDKKQRSETKRMRRSPGAPPE